The sequence CTCGGTGACGGCGGGGCCGGGCAGCCCCAGCTGGCGGCCGCCGACCCCGAGGTTCCCGACCACGGCTTCGTCGACGGCCTCGCCGTCGAAGCCGTCGGGGACGCTGTCGACGGCGTTCTCGTAGGCCGTCTCGAACAGGGAACGGTAACTCTCCTCGGGCATGGCCCCGAAGTCCGTCTGGCCAGCCCCGATGACGTAGGCGTCTCGCATACCTCCGGCTCTCTCGGGCACCGGCAAAGGGCTTTTCCTGCGGCTGTGGGCGAGGGTCCCGACCGCTCTCTTCCCCGCTGCTCGCGGCTCACTTCGTTCGCCGCTCGCATTTACCAGGTCTCGGTCGCTTCGCTCCCTGCGACCTCGCCCTGCTCGCGGGTCGCTGGTGCTCCCCGCTCGCTTTTGGAGGTGCTCCCTGCGGTCGCACCTCCCTATTCGAACAGCTCCTCGAACACCTTCCGCTGTGCGGCCCGGAGGTGCTGGTGGTAGGTCGGCCGAGAGATGTCCATCGCCTCCGCCAGCTCGTTGCCGTCGATGTCGCGGGGCCACTCGAAAAAGCCCCCGAGGTAGGCCGTCCGGAGGGCCGTCTCCTGGCGGTCGGTGAACCGCTCGGAGAGCGCCGCCCGGAACTCCTGGCGGGTCTCGACGGGACGCTCGCGCTCGTGGTAGCCCACCAGATCCGTCGAGGGGTACCGCCGCTCGACGAGGTCGAACACCTCCCGGGCCTCCCCCTCGTAGGGGAGTTCGACGGTGAAGCGGGTCGTCCCGTCCTCCCCGACCACCTCGCGGGGGACCGCGCCGAACTCCGTCAGCGTCGCCAGAAGCGAGTCCTCGACGGTGAGTTCCAGCAGGCAGCCGTCCTCGTGGTCGGTGATGAGCTTGACCGCGGTCACGTCCGAGTCCTCGCGGGCCAGCGCGGCCAGGCGCTCCCCGTCGGCGCTCTCCGCGGTGACGTACAGCCGGATGCTGCCGTCGGGGCGGTAGTCGGTGCCCGCGGCCTCCACCCGGCAGTCCGCGCCCCGGGAGAGCCGACAGAACAGGAGGTCGGCGTCGTCGACGGTGAACTCCAGCTCGATGATCTCCGTGGCGTCCATGATCCGGCCGCGCTCGATGGCGTTGATGGCGTTGGCGACGGCCCGGCCGATCGCCGTCAGCACGACCTGCTCGCGCTCGTCGAAGGCGCCGGCCTCGTCGGCGAACACCGCCAGCACGCCGTAGGTGGTCTCCTTGTAGACCAGCGGGACCACGATGCTCGCGCGGACGTCCTCGCCCAGCACCGCCGACGCACAGGGCACGTCGCCGACGCTCGCGGCGATGTCCTGGACGACCTGTGCCTCGCCGGTCCGGTAGGCCCGCGCCACGGGGCCGTCGCCGTTCAGGTCGAACTCCAGGTCGCCCGCGGGGACGTCCCCGCGGCCGGCCCAGGTCGACGGCGAGAGGGTCTCGCTGGCCACGTCCGGCCGCCCCAGCCACGCGAAGCTGTAGGGGTCGGCGGCCGCGAGTTCCGAGACTACGCCCTCCGAGAGTTCCTCGCGGGTGACCGCCTGGACCAGCACCTCGACGGTGTTCTCGACGAGGCCGTTGACCCGGTCGAGAACGGTCTCGGTGTGTTGCTGGGCCTCCCTGACCTCCTGCTCGCGCTTGGCGCGGGTGCAGGCCGCGGCCGCCGAGGTCGCCAGCAGGGCGAGCACCTGCTGGTCGGTCTCGTCGAAGGCGCCGGGTTCGGTCGCGCCGACGCTTATCGTCCCGTGGACGCCGATCGGGTGGTACATGATCGAGCGGATCCCGCCCCGGCCGACGACGTCGCCGTCGGTGACGTCGTTGACCACGCGGGGCTCGCCGCTGGCGAACACCTCGCCGGGGTTCCCCTCGCCGACCTCGTAGACCGGGCGCTCGCCCATCTCGAGGGCCATCTTCTCGGTGCGGGCAGCCGGGACGAGCGTCCCCGCCTCCCGGTCGTACAGCCGCACGAGGTTGATGTCGAACCCGAGCACCGACTGGGCGGCGGTGGCGGCGACCTCGGCGACCTCCTCGCGGTCCCGGGCCTGCATCAGCTGGCCGGTCGCCTCCAGCAACCCGGAGAGCATCTCCCGCTGGGCGCGCTGGTCGCTGACGTCCCGCGCGACGCCGGTCGCCCCGACCACCTCGCTACCCTCGGTGATCGGCGCCCCCGAGAGCTCGTAGGGCAGATAGTCGCCGGCCCTGGTCTCCAGGTCGGCCTCGAAGGAGACCCGCTCGCCGTCGTTGACGCGCTCGACTGCCCGCAGCGCGCGCTCGCGGTCGGGCTCGGCGATGAACTCGTCGGCGGACATTCCCGCGAGCTCGTCGTCGTCGTAGCCCGTCACGGCCGCGACCCGGTCGTTCCAGCGGACCAGCCGCGCCTCCTCGTCGAAGGCGTACAGCGGGTCCGGCAGGCTGTCGAGGATGCTCTCGACGAACGCCTGCTCGTGTTCCAGGTCGAGCACGTACCGCACCCAGTCGGCCAGCACCTCCACGAGCGCTGTCTCGCTCTCGGTGAATTCCCGTTCGCGGGGTGACCGGTCGGCGAAACAGACCGTCCCGTAGGGCTCGCCGTCGAGGTGGAGTTCGGTCCCCAGATAGCAGGCCACGCCGACCTCGCGGGCGCCCGCCGCCCAGCGCTCGTCGACCTCGGTCACGCCGAGCACGCCCTCGCTGCCGACGACTTCCCGGCAGACAGTCTCCGAGAGCGGCAGCGTGACCCCCGGGTCAACGCCGGGGTGTTCGCCCGCGACCGCCTCGACGCGCCAGGTGTCACCCTCGACCCGCGTCAACATCCCCACGTCGACGCCCAGCCGCTCGCGGCCGACGGCCAGGATCCGTTCCAGCTTCTCGGCCGCATCGAGTTCCGTGTCCGAGACGGTGGCGTGTAGCTCCCGGAGCGCGCTCTCGCTCGCCGCGAGTTCCTCGCGCGCCCGCCGGCGGTCGGTCACGTCCCGGAAGAACAGCGAGACGCCGTCCTCGTCGGGGTATGCCCGCACTTCCATCCACGCGTCCAACAGGTCGTGGTGGTCCTCGACGGTCACCGCCTCGCCGGCCGTCGTCGCCGCCTCGGCCGCCCGCCAGAAGACCGTCCCGTCCCCGGGCGCGACCTCGGCGAAGGGTCTGCCGACCGCCCGCTCGGCGTCCGCGTTCAGGGCCGCCGCGGCGGCCCCGTTGAGGTAGGTCACCGTCCACTCGTCGTCCAGCGTAACCACGCCGTCGGTCATCCGCTCCAGGGGGTCCTCGGTGTGTTCGACCGCGCTCGCGCCCCCGTCCGTGGCCCGTTCCCGGTCCCTCCCCGCCCGCCCGTGACCGGGCCCGGTGCCATCGTGTCCGGCGTCGTCCATGCTCCCCTCTCCGCGGTCAGCGTACAAAAGTACCTCCCTCGTTAGGCTGGCCCCCCAGTCCAACGCCGATACCCTCTCCAGTTGTGTCCGTTCTCGCGGAAGCGGGGGCGCCCGCCCCCTAGAGGTTCGCGAAGGCCTCGTCGACGAGTTCGCCGGTGTCGGCGATGATGTCGGCCATGACCTCGTCGTCGGGAGCCATCCCGACCAGGCGGGCGATCCGCATGATCGAGACGTGGTAGACGCGCTGGCGGCCCGGCTCCTCCTCCCAGACCACGACGTTACAGGGGAACAGGCCGCCCATCCGCTTGTCGGTGGCGTCGAGCGCGCGGTCCGCGACCGCGGGGTTGCACGCCCCGAGCACGTAGTAGGG comes from Salinirussus salinus and encodes:
- a CDS encoding DUF302 domain-containing protein, with amino-acid sequence MTLPIDPTQISPDDIGTKETTLEMDHEAAVEHVREAFTDAGFGIAVEFSASEMLNEKVDAGRDPYYVLGACNPAVADRALDATDKRMGGLFPCNVVVWEEEPGRQRVYHVSIMRIARLVGMAPDDEVMADIIADTGELVDEAFANL
- a CDS encoding bacterio-opsin activator domain-containing protein, which encodes MDDAGHDGTGPGHGRAGRDRERATDGGASAVEHTEDPLERMTDGVVTLDDEWTVTYLNGAAAAALNADAERAVGRPFAEVAPGDGTVFWRAAEAATTAGEAVTVEDHHDLLDAWMEVRAYPDEDGVSLFFRDVTDRRRAREELAASESALRELHATVSDTELDAAEKLERILAVGRERLGVDVGMLTRVEGDTWRVEAVAGEHPGVDPGVTLPLSETVCREVVGSEGVLGVTEVDERWAAGAREVGVACYLGTELHLDGEPYGTVCFADRSPREREFTESETALVEVLADWVRYVLDLEHEQAFVESILDSLPDPLYAFDEEARLVRWNDRVAAVTGYDDDELAGMSADEFIAEPDRERALRAVERVNDGERVSFEADLETRAGDYLPYELSGAPITEGSEVVGATGVARDVSDQRAQREMLSGLLEATGQLMQARDREEVAEVAATAAQSVLGFDINLVRLYDREAGTLVPAARTEKMALEMGERPVYEVGEGNPGEVFASGEPRVVNDVTDGDVVGRGGIRSIMYHPIGVHGTISVGATEPGAFDETDQQVLALLATSAAAACTRAKREQEVREAQQHTETVLDRVNGLVENTVEVLVQAVTREELSEGVVSELAAADPYSFAWLGRPDVASETLSPSTWAGRGDVPAGDLEFDLNGDGPVARAYRTGEAQVVQDIAASVGDVPCASAVLGEDVRASIVVPLVYKETTYGVLAVFADEAGAFDEREQVVLTAIGRAVANAINAIERGRIMDATEIIELEFTVDDADLLFCRLSRGADCRVEAAGTDYRPDGSIRLYVTAESADGERLAALAREDSDVTAVKLITDHEDGCLLELTVEDSLLATLTEFGAVPREVVGEDGTTRFTVELPYEGEAREVFDLVERRYPSTDLVGYHERERPVETRQEFRAALSERFTDRQETALRTAYLGGFFEWPRDIDGNELAEAMDISRPTYHQHLRAAQRKVFEELFE